In Spea bombifrons isolate aSpeBom1 chromosome 12, aSpeBom1.2.pri, whole genome shotgun sequence, the following proteins share a genomic window:
- the FGF21 gene encoding fibroblast growth factor 21, translating into MIKNLRMPKRECVAATQCLELRRCFLLAFILCNTRITLGNPLGDSNPILHFSDQVRHRHLYADNEYTHLHLQISPEGTVSGTQEQNLYSLLEIKAVKPSVLVMRGLKSTLFLCMDSRHNLYGSADYIEDDCNFREVPLKDGYNLYISEKHPAPLSLTPLRGRQMARFIPLENTISLESIYMGDYSFEPFPRSNIDIGSEDPLGMVIKSNIFSPSSDS; encoded by the exons ATGATCAAGAATCTTAGGATGCCAAAAAGAGAGTGTGTCGCTGCGACTCAATGTCTGGAATTGAGACGGTGCTTTCTTTTGGCCTTTATTCTCTGTAACACTAGAATAACTCTTGGGAATCCATTAGGCGATAGCAACCCAATTTTACACTTTTCCGACCAAGTACGACATAGACATCTGTATGCGGATAATGAATACACACATCTGCATTTGCAGATTTCTCCGGAAGGGACTGTAAGtggaacacaggaacagaacCTATAca GTTTGCTGGAAATAAAAGCTGTAAAACCCAGCGTCTTGGTTATGCGCGGACTAAAAAGTACCCTCTTTCTCTGCATGGACTCCAGACACAACTTATATGGCTCA GCAGATTATATTGAAGATGACTGCAACTTCCGAGAGGTGCCATTAAAAGATGGGTACAACCTGTACATTTCAGAGAAACATCCGGCTCCACTCAGTCTAACTCCATTAAGAGGTAGACAAATGGCGCGATTTATCCCTTTGGAGAATACAATCTCCCTGGAATCCATTTACATGGGCGATTATTCTTTTGAGCCTTTTCCAAGGAGCAACATAGACATCGGATCAGAAGATCCTCTTGGCATGGTAATCAAGTCCAACATCTTCAGCCCCAGCTCTGATTCCTAA